The genomic segment AGGGCGCGCAGCGCTCGGACGAGCGTGTCGCCGAGCACGGCGTTGCGCAGGTGGCCGATGTGCGCCGCCTTGTTGGGATTGATGTTCGTGTGCTCGACGATCACCTTGCCCGGCTTCGGTTCTTCCGCGGGGCGTTCGCCGAGGAGCGTGCGCACCGCTTCCGTCTGATCGACGCGCAGGTTGACGAAGCCGGGGCCGGCGATCTCGGCCGCGGCGACGCCCGGCGCGGCGGCGAGCGCCTCGGCGAGCTTCGTCGCGATCTCGCGCGGCGGACGGCGCAGCTGCTTGGCGAGGGACAGGGCGAGCGGCGTGGCCAGGTCGCCCATCGAGGGATTCGGCGGGAAATCGACCGGCGCGCGGTCGATCTCGACGCCCAGAGTCCGGCGCGCCGTTTCGGCGACGACGGAGCGGAGGTCGGCAAAGATGTCGTACATGGCGCGGATTGTAGCCCGAAGCGCCGACCGGCGCGCCGCCGGTCAGGGGGCGGGGCGCAGCGCGACCGCGGGACCGGCGACGCGCAGCCCCGCGGCGGTCACGGCGACGACGCGGTAGAAGGCGCGGCGCCGCGCGGCGGGAGCGGCGTCCACGACGACGTATTCGGCGCCGTCGCGCGCCAGCGCGGGAACCGGCGCCGCACGCAGCGGGCGCCACGGGCCGTCCGACGAAGACGCGCGTTCGACGGTCCAGCCGAAGATCCCGCCTTCCCACGCCGTGGACCAGGCGATCTCGACCTCTCCCGCGGCGGTGGGACGCGCGGCGAAAGCGGCCAAGCCGAAGAGCCCCTCTTCGGCCGCCGGCTCGGCGGAGAGACGCATCGCGCCGTCGCCGCCGTCCGCCTCGGGGCGGCCGAGCAGCAGCGTCGCTTCGTCGTAGTCGGACCACGGCACGAGCGCGCGGAACGCGCCGTCGGCGTCGGGCGCGAGAGGCGCGGCGTCGAAGGCGCCGTCGCGGCGACGCGCCAGCAGCAGCGCCGACCAGCCGGCGGCGGCGGGCGCCGCGGCGACGACCGAGCCGGACGGATGGCGCGGATCGGGAACGATCCGCACGACGGCCGCGCCGAGCGGCTCGACCGGAATGGCGGGGGAGACATCGGCGGCGGAGACCCGCTCGATCCTCGCGGCGAAGCGGGCCGGCGGCGTCCCGGCGGC from the bacterium genome contains:
- a CDS encoding arginine--tRNA ligase, with product MYDIFADLRSVVAETARRTLGVEIDRAPVDFPPNPSMGDLATPLALSLAKQLRRPPREIATKLAEALAAAPGVAAAEIAGPGFVNLRVDQTEAVRTLLGERPAEEPKPGKVIVEHTNINPNKAAHIGHLRNAVLGDTLVRALRAL